In Silene latifolia isolate original U9 population chromosome 6, ASM4854445v1, whole genome shotgun sequence, the genomic window CCCTTGTTCCCTTTGCCGGACTGATTTCGAGAGCCTCCGGAGTCACTGTCACCATTACCACGAGCATAGAGAGCCGTGGAAGAACTCGAAGCAGCCTGTTTAGCAAAGCAGGCTTCCTCTAATGTTAACATCGATCGGGCACTATAGAATTCAGGCAAGGGATCACGTTGGCGTATCAGAGTACCTACGTGACGATACGCATCCGTAAGACCAGAGACAAGTTGTAGAACCAATCGGCTGTTAGAGACCGGTGATCCGACATTCTTTAATTGGTCCGCCAAGGATTTCAATCGTTGACAGTACGCCGACGCCGAGGAGAAATCGGCCATGTCTATATGCGAAAACTCCTGTTCGAGTGTCACGGCTCGAGAATTTTTGTTGTCCTGAAAAATATTAGCAAGACGATTCCACGCTTGCATAGCCGTGGATTCAGCCTCGATAATAGTTTCGAGGAGTTCAGTTGTGACGGTGGAGTAAATCCACTGAAGGACCGTCGCGTCTAGGGTTTCCCATAGTTCTTTTTCGTCATCTGTCGAAGGGGCTTTGGGTAAGCCTGATTTCGGTTCGATAATATGATGAAGCACGCGATTGGATTTCGCGTGATTCGTAAACAACGCCACCCACAAAGGATACTGATCGTTATCCATTCCGAGTTTGATTGGAATGTGGTTGGTGATGTTGTTGACGGCAAGAGCAGGATGAAAAGTGCTTTTTCCATCGGGAGCCATTTGGATTGACGTGAGGTCGGAATGAACGATTTGAGAGAAGAAGAAATTTGAGCGGAAGCAAGATCTAGATGGCTGATACCATGAAAGAGGATAATCGTTGAGTATTATTGATTAGGTTAAGAGTAATATATACAACAGGCTAAGCTGTCAATTAGGAGATAACAGCTAACTAATTGCTACATACTAGGAATACAATAACGCTAATATAGCAACAAATAATTACGTAAAACATTACATATTTACTATTATTCTATCAGTAACATCCACAAGAACCATACCTTTGCTGGTTGCACCACATAATATCCCGGCGTGGACTGCAGCTCCATATGCAACAGCCTCATCGGGATTGATGCTTCTTGAGAGCTCCTTTCCATCAAAGAAGTCTTGCAACAACTGCTGGACCTTGGGTATGCGAGTCGAACCACCAACAAGGACGATATCATGAACATCATTCCTGCTGATATCAGCATCACTCAAACATTGCTGAATGGGGTCAATGCACTTCTTAAACAGAtcaacattcaacttatcaaaaCGAGCACGAGTTACAATTGAGCTAAAATCAATTCCACCAGAAAGGCAATCGAGTTCAATAGTTGTTTGTGCTGTTGTTGAGAGGGCTCTTTTGGCTCTTTCACAAGCTGTCTTCAATCGTCCAAGAGCCCTAGGATTCTTACTCAAATCTATATTGTGCTTTCTCTGGAACTCTTCTACAAAGTGAGTAACCATTCTATTATCAAAATCATTACCGCCGAGGTGGGCATCCCCACCCACTGCCTTCACTTCAAAGATATTCTTTTGAATAGAGACCAAAGAGACATCAAAAGTCCCACCGCCAAGATCAAAAACCAACACGTTCTTTTTGGAATTGTCACTCTCTAATAATCCCTTCTTGTCTAGACCATAAGCAATGGCAGCTGCGGTGGGTTCATTAATGATGCGCACCACGTTGAGGGACGCAATGGCAGCAGCATCTTTTGTTGCTTGGCGCTGAGAGTCATTGAAGTAGGCAGGAACTGTAACAATAGCATTGTTAACTGGCATGCCTAGATACGCTTCGGCGGTATCCTTCATTTTCATGAGAATCATAGCAGATATCTCCTCAGCAGTGAATTGCTTCTCTTCTCCCATGTAGGTTACCATTACAAGTGGTTTCTTATCTTGACCATAATCAGGACCAGCAATGACCTTAAATGGCCACAACTTCATGTCCTTCTGTACCATTTCATCACTAAATCTCCTACCAATCAGCCGTTTTGCATCTGTTCCAATTATTTTATACAAACAACATCAAACACACAAGAACAACTTTCATAATGAAGGGGAATAAATAAATACCAAAAAATGTAAATCCATTAAATTAaacaagaataaataaataacaaaagaGACATACAGtacttattaattaaattaaaggaAATATAATAAAGGAAGACAAACCAAAGATGGTGTTAGTAGGGTTGATGCGGCCTTGATTCTCAGCGGCTTCACCAATAAGCCTCTCGGTTTTGGTGAATGCAACCCAAGACGGAGTGGTTCTGTTGCCTTGATCATTAGTGATTATCTCAACACGCTCATGCTGCCATATTCCAACGCATGAATACGTCGTCCCTAGATCGATTCCTATAACTGGCCATTCTTCATTATTGTTACCCATATAGATATATTAAACAAAAAAACGTTTGATGGAAGCAGAAGCAGTGGAGACCGAGTTTTATTTGGAGAAGTTGAGAGGACTGTGACTTGTGTCTTTTCGGAAGAGGGTTTTATAGCATTATCTCCAATTATTTTCAAACCGTCATAAATCGCAACACTTTGAAAATTGATTTCACTTTAAGGGCTTTTCAAGACTCGaggtatttttatttatttatcttttaaaAATAATTCTAAAAAAATACACCTAACCCTAGTATCAATATTTGTCAAAAATAAGGGGAAACACAGATTATTGACATTAGGGATAAATAGACCAATAATTCTTAAAACAGTTTTACCCAAATGAATCGTACTTTACTTAATAACCCCTACTAGTTACCATGATTGGCTAATAAGTAATAACAGCATCAATACACTTTATTAATATTTTTACAATAATTCAACcaaaaataaaaaatccaaatttaaacttttaaaaacaatttataaCGATAAATCGTAAATAAAAGCTCTCAACTCGAATTAAATTCAAATCGAATGAAATAAATTACCTTTATTTCAAAAATCattaaaacataaataaattaaacaaaccttttatttcataaatttccaaaccaaaatgtaaagaaacaaataaacatttatttcaaaacattcaaaatatcaAATTTAAATAACCATTTAAATTAACGGAAACCGTCGACGTAACCTTGTTTAACATCCATGTGACGTATCCGTATCACGAGTACGTCATTTTGGGAATACACGTGTCCTATCGTCATCGGATAGCTGACGGATTCTCTATAAATTTCAATATCGGCATACACGGGTATCTACAACACTATATCAAAATGGTACCAGAGATTCGTTTAATATCTTTATATGTAACGTTCGAATCCCGGATTTAAAAATTTCGTAAGAAAAGAAACGAAAAATCTAACAATTATATATAAGCTTGAGCTTGGCTCGAGCTCGAATTTAAGCTCTAAAACTTGACAATGAACACAATTTTTCCAAGCTCGAGTAATTCGAGATCGACTCGAGTTCGAGTTTTGCTTCATGAGTACATGCGGAGGAAAGCCAATGCAATTGTCTTTTCGGCGCGGCTCGTTATCACCCATTCTTCCATCTATGGCTCTATGTAATCATGACTATTCAGTATACACAAATGACAAGAGCAATTTATTTGCTTTCATAATTAAACTCAAAAAATATTATCGAGAAAattgttttgtttatttatttatgccACCGTAGAGGATGACATGTCCAAATAATCCTGTATCTACTAACTTATTGATACCATAATGTGGATCATTTGTATATGGCTCGATTTGTGGATGATCTATTTTCATGTGATTTTCATCTACATACACCACGTCACTAAAAAATGCACTTAACTTCATGTTATTATCAACTGGATAATAACCATTTCCCATCGGAGGAAGGGGACGGTCAGTTGGGCCATACGCTTCACCCCCTACTCCAATGTAAGTTGCTGATTCTGACAtttttgtgaatatttgtttcgGCCAAAATCCAATGTTTATGCCGCAGATATTCAACCACCAATTTCCACTTTCACCATcctttcatttaaaaaaaaaaaaaaaaaacagaaaacaggttATCATTAATATTCAAAAGCGATGATATTTTGTGAAATTAAAAAAATGCACAAATTAATAATAGAATTAATTTTGAAATCATATGAATTAAATGTTAGAAGAAGAATATTACGGTAATATTACCGTAATCGGAATAATATCAGTATTagaataattaaattatattgcGATATTAGTTGATACGGTTTAGATCTCGGAGTACTAAAAATGTCGAGCCAATGTAATCATTCGAAAGACACACGAACATTTATCAATATAATAAAACATCAATTCTCTTTATGAACTCTTCCCCTCTCTATTTCTATTATGgtaatataatataattattctAATACTAGTATTATTCCGATTAAGGTAATATTACCGTAATATTCTCCTAACATTAAATAaagtttttaaataaaaaatatcCTTCACTAATATTACACAAACAACAAGGATTGATTAGTTTTATATGCAGCTATAAAGGTTATGGGGATTCTtatatataactcaagttttgTCTCAATTTCTAGACGCAACCTAAAATCtacatctacatagtataaaagccagGTTTTTTAAAGGCTTGTAATTGGTCGATAAAATTCAGAAAATTGGCTTTGTATGGGTCCCTCCATGTTTTGCATCTCATTTAATTAACCTATCTCCTCTCTAATAAATTCCTACTCCTATTCAGATTATTCAATTGTCAATTCTTAATTACTCAAATTCAATAATTAGTGATAATAATTGTAAACCAGTTATCACGCTCCAACCCACTTTAAATAATCTTTTGACTTTAATTTCAACAAGTCACTggttacataaaaaaaaaaacaaattcaaagAAAAATATTTTCATGTTCAAAGAAAATGATGTTTAAAAAAGAAGTACGGAGTATAGTAAGGACGTGTTTGGTTGACATAAGGGAACTAAAGTTCCCTGGAACTTCAAGTTCACATGaatttccaattcatgtgaattcccAAAAAGTGTTTGGTTTGCATGTGGGAAGTTAATTCATGTGGGAAGTTCCAATGACCAAGGGGAGGCTTGGTGAGTGACTTCCCACATAATGGAGGAAGTAGATTCATGTGGGAAGTTCTACTTCCCATGAttttggcaaccaaacaacatcatggTTTTACACTTCCTATGAAGTTTAAAATCCTATGATTttaatgggcaaccaaacaagcccATAAATATAAATTCCTTTAAAAATAATATCTTAATAAAAAATACCAGCTATCTAAAAATATTATGTGTATAATTGTTTTGCGGAAATAAATCTTAATCATTGGGAATACATTTATCGAcctatttaaaaaaattaaatcaccataataattataattataattatactaaTGAATCTTTTAAAAACTGTAGATTTGAaggttttcgaaaaaaaatattgataaatattttaaaatgaaaaaaaatacgaGTAACAGTTAATGTAGAAGTGAAGATTTTtggggaaaaaaagaaaaaaataatattTACGAATAATCCTTTAAAAGAAATATAAAAAAAACACCTTAATGAATATACTAAAATATAACAAATAAGAAATAGTCAAATAAGGAGTatattagatctgaaaaaatctTTGAAAAAATATATTGACAAAATTTTAAGAATCGAAAAAAAATATGCACTTTGAAATGGACCAAGCGAATAAAAGAACCCAGATAGTATAATTTTTGGATCATACTTACATGAATTTCTTCTACTTATGCTCTTTAATAAACTCCAATATtgacattaaatttattaaatttgtAACTAAAAGGCATTAAAGATTAAAGAATATGTATATTGATGTAAATTGTCGATGAGGCGGAAATTTAGAGGAAAATTTATCTTTATTTTTTCTATTAGGATGGAGACCTGATGGAGATCGGAATAAGAGATGAAAAGTGTGAGGGTGATACCTGAGAATGGGTAGGATCAAAAAAAGGAGAAAGCTGATGATGAACAAAGATTGGTTTAAAGGAGCTTAAAATATAAGAGGTGATTGATGAGGAGTGCGGCGGAACTTTAAGATAGGGTTAAAGAGCCATATGAAATGGGACGAgggggtaaaaatgtaaaatgagtGAGGAGGTGGTTGGGTAGGGTTAATTACGTAAAACATACTTTTGGCTATGTATAATTTGTTTAGCTTTTAAGTTTTGGTGCGTTTATCCGTTTATATGTCAAAATCAGAATTTATAGGTAGGTAATACGGACTTACGGAGTACATAATAGTGAATAATATGGCGTATGATAGTAGTGAATAATATGGGATATGGTAGTTTTTGTGAAGCGGTTTTACCCGATAAGACGGTTTTATTGTctaaaaatacaaattatttattaGAATTAAATAAAAAGTTTTCTAATAAAAATAGACCGTTTTACAGTATGATGTCATACTATTCTATAATTTGTGTAAGGGGCATATTTGTCATTTTGTGTAAAGTTATTTACCTGATATGGAAATAGATAACGAATGaataatatacttaaaataaaaatagataacaaatgatccGGCTGGAGGTAGGGATGGCAATAGTGGCTCAATCCGAACCGAAATCGAACCGAACCGAAGGAAAAAGTTCGATCCAAATCCACCTTTGGAAAACCCATAACCGATCCACTATTTAAAAATCCATATCCAAACCCACCATTGAAAAACCCGAACcaaatccaaacccgatccattcatacccgaacccgatccattcaaatatttttgaaaattttgggtTTATTAAGCTTGAAATTTCAAATTTGTTATATTAGACGAATTTTTTATATGGCTAAAGGAAGTTTTGGATCGGGTTTTGGATTATAtggtggatcgggtatggatttggaGCAGATATGGATTTGAAAAAGGTATATTGGATTGGATATGGATTTCAAAATTTTGGATATGGATCGGGTTTGGATATGAATCGGTGATCCATTAAGTAAGTGGATCGGGTGTGGATCTCGCAAAACCCGATCCAACCCgatccattgccatccctagctgGAGGGAATAATAGTTTTGGACTCCTATTTTAGTCTTATGTGCATTTAAAGAACTGAGAATACCGGCCCAATTACAATTTAGGCACACTAGGATTGTTTCCTTGTTAGTCTAAATATTGTAGGAGTATAATTTATAGATGTGCATTTATTTTAACATGTCGATATAATATATAGTTATTTTCACTCCCGTCGGTCCTCCATATaagatttttctttgttctttATATCAGTTTAAATGTATTAAATTCATGTTATATTCACTATATatttttaatcaatttaattgatcatgaatctaaaattcattttataaacatatacttatatatttcttttatctttaccgctggcaaaaaaaaaaaaacttaatatATTTTTGCTTGAATATATTCTCATTGCTGTTTGTTTTGCGATGTCAATAAACAAAGTCAAGGATAATCATATTCATTTAAGTGCTCTTATATACAATGATAAATTGATAACACATGTTATTAATTACGATCCTTGCATTTTCTGCACGGATTTAAAACTAGTGTATAGTGAGTCGTACATAGCTAAACCAAATGGTACAGGAGTCCTATATAAAACTTACTTGTCAATGTTGTATAGTTAACAGAAATAAAGAAAAGAAATTGTGAATTTTTAGTatcttataattttttttttttttaatataaattCATGAGATTTTCAAAATCCCATGAACTTAAAAGGTAACCAAACAAGTCCTAAAGTGTGTTAAAAAAAATCCATTTGTTCGCTTTAGATAAATTAAACTTTTTTAACAATAACTTTCTTATACGGAGTATAGTATTCCGAACCATTAAGTTTTTCTTCTATTTTAAAAAATTGTTTtgatctttattctcgatttaaattctaagtttttataaaagaaatccggggTTTCAATTTTAAAATCTTTAAGTTTACCTTAACTTTTATATTATATTTCACTCCTCATTTGTCTCACTTTTCTTTTTCTATATATTCGCATTCTGAGTGTGCGACAAGttatggacggttctaaaggatgattcatgtgagtcgaccccaaattattttgggatgAAGGCTTtgatgctgttgttgttgttgttgttgtatttttTGTTACTCCATTTATCACAATTTTATTGTTCCTTTTTTCGATTTTGAGATGGTTTAAGAGAAAGGAATGAAATATTTACTCTATTCCTTGAATTAAAAAGAACGAGGATAATGTTACTGGCGGTAGTCTTGTAGGGATGGTGTTAGAACATTTATGCGGGTCGGGCACACCCAAATGGAGGAGTGGACGAACCATTTGATAACATAAATGAAACTCCATCCTAAAATCAATTGGCTATAGAGAAGTAGCCCCCTTAGTTATAAAGTTGTACAATCTCTCTTTCCAATAATGTGGGACACACACATGTGGGTTTATTTTTCAACAAGCCCCCTCAAATATAAGGTCCCTTCGA contains:
- the LOC141658652 gene encoding heat shock cognate 70 kDa protein-like, with the translated sequence MGNNNEEWPVIGIDLGTTYSCVGIWQHERVEIITNDQGNRTTPSWVAFTKTERLIGEAAENQGRINPTNTIFDAKRLIGRRFSDEMVQKDMKLWPFKVIAGPDYGQDKKPLVMVTYMGEEKQFTAEEISAMILMKMKDTAEAYLGMPVNNAIVTVPAYFNDSQRQATKDAAAIASLNVVRIINEPTAAAIAYGLDKKGLLESDNSKKNVLVFDLGGGTFDVSLVSIQKNIFEVKAVGGDAHLGGNDFDNRMVTHFVEEFQRKHNIDLSKNPRALGRLKTACERAKRALSTTAQTTIELDCLSGGIDFSSIVTRARFDKLNVDLFKKCIDPIQQCLSDADISRNDVHDIVLVGGSTRIPKVQQLLQDFFDGKELSRSINPDEAVAYGAAVHAGILCGATSKVSCYLLIDITPLSLGVEVGSGNMSVVIPRNTTIPTRQERIYGALHTKKRMYGGTDNDCRASVLEIPVYEGERLKAQDNNFLGVFELSGIAPSNNGSSSLINVCFEIDDNGILNVSAEDTISGNRSEIRITNRSRLTKTEMDRMTNEAEEYRSQDKKHEEMVKAKNTLEDYANDMWEKLNNCGKKIGANDKKTIMDAIQQIFEWLDWNSDQVFDAGKYVEKLEEIELLCKAFISKLR